The following is a genomic window from Pseudomonadota bacterium.
AATATTTTTATTATATGAAAAAGTATAAACCTAAATTACGGAGGAGAAGATGAAAAAAATTACAGCAGTTTTATGTTCCCTGATACTGGCGGTATGTATTGCTCAGAATGCCAGCGCATTGACAGCAGATTCTGGATGGGAGGAGTTCTATTTTGGTAATATCGGGGATCATTGGACACTGAATAATACGGGATTTGGAGACCAGGTATGGTTTGATTTCACACTTGATAGTGCGGCGATTTTGACAGTTACTGATGCATTTGATTCTGGTGACCAATTTGATGTTTTTGATGGTCTTACTGGTTTGGGTTTGACTTCAGTACCAGTTATAGGCGGCTTTATTGGCGATGATTATGATGCAGCATCAGCTAACGCCAGCTGGAGTACAGGATCGTGGATGCTTGCGGCTGGGACATACAGCATTACCGGATATTCCGCAGTTAGTCCATTTGGTGGCGGACGCGGAGCGCTCAGGCTTGATTCCGCTTCAGTTCCTGAACCAGCCACCATGCTTCTTTTCGGAACCTGTCTGGCAGGACTTGCTGGTATGAGAATCCGTGGTAAGAGAAAATAATTTAGTAATAGTTTGATAAGTGAATCAAGGCAGACCTGAAAAGGTCTGCCTTTTTTTTTGGGGAAGTTGAAGAGATTCCGGTATTGGAATCAGAAGATGACCCCTGGGTTGTCGGC
Proteins encoded in this region:
- a CDS encoding PEP-CTERM sorting domain-containing protein, whose product is MKKITAVLCSLILAVCIAQNASALTADSGWEEFYFGNIGDHWTLNNTGFGDQVWFDFTLDSAAILTVTDAFDSGDQFDVFDGLTGLGLTSVPVIGGFIGDDYDAASANASWSTGSWMLAAGTYSITGYSAVSPFGGGRGALRLDSASVPEPATMLLFGTCLAGLAGMRIRGKRK